In one Streptomyces venezuelae genomic region, the following are encoded:
- a CDS encoding DUF5825 family protein, with protein MTATLATPTLLAWRDYDPAACALPGMFLGEVPLPGPPHGQAERLWQLGARRVRLPDPVDLTATADPAAALHGLGLVRDLTARAVMVEWKLRLDPDSGDGWRMLSHLQPPAVLLGPQGAEDALNTWRRGHYLCKCLWRKGPGFIQIRDRRWGELRRFTADEPEYETTIDRLDHGALADTVPKAVLDDFRGEQLVLDIGPYAWWLPYRVSRWLQQSIAI; from the coding sequence GTGACCGCCACCCTCGCCACGCCGACCCTGCTCGCCTGGCGCGACTACGACCCCGCCGCGTGCGCGCTGCCCGGCATGTTCCTGGGCGAGGTGCCGCTGCCGGGACCGCCACACGGCCAGGCCGAACGCCTCTGGCAGCTCGGTGCGCGTCGGGTGCGCCTGCCCGACCCCGTCGACCTCACGGCCACCGCGGACCCGGCCGCCGCCCTGCATGGGCTCGGCCTCGTGCGGGACCTGACCGCGCGAGCCGTCATGGTCGAGTGGAAACTGCGGCTCGACCCCGACTCGGGGGACGGGTGGCGCATGCTCAGTCACCTCCAGCCGCCCGCGGTGCTCCTCGGCCCACAGGGCGCGGAGGACGCGCTGAACACCTGGCGGCGCGGCCACTACCTGTGCAAATGCCTGTGGCGCAAGGGTCCGGGCTTCATCCAGATCCGCGACCGCAGATGGGGCGAGCTGCGCCGCTTCACCGCCGACGAACCCGAGTACGAGACGACCATCGACCGCCTCGACCACGGCGCACTCGCCGACACCGTGCCGAAGGCGGTCCTGGACGATTTCCGCGGCGAACAGCTCGTCCTGGACATCGGCCCGTACGCGTGGTGGCTGCCGTACCGGGTCAGCCGCTGGCTCCAGCAGTCGATCGCGATCTGA
- a CDS encoding winged helix DNA-binding domain-containing protein yields MSANVTVLDTRTLNRATLARQLLLDRADLPALDAVAHLCGLQAQEPQEPFVGLWSRLRAFEPGTLCDLLVQRRVVRTHLMRRTVHLVTADDALAWRTRHDAMLRQRVLGVYRRELDGVDLGELAAAGRETMSDGEPRTMAELTRAVADRWPGVPARALGEMLIAGVVPMVQLPPRGLWRTKGGVRNLPLATWLGREPAPDPSATNSDAPNDASPDGSDPVGQAILRRYLAAYGPAATADLRAWSGLAGLPAAVAAARPELVSFRDERGRELLDLPDAPRPDPDTPAPVRFLPAFDNAILGYQERGRIIDDAHRGLSVAGERVVLVDGRVSATWTVEQDTVVAKPLRRFTRAERADVAEEGRAVAMFLSDKASERVRVDAS; encoded by the coding sequence ATGTCCGCGAACGTCACCGTCCTCGACACCCGGACCCTGAACCGAGCGACCCTCGCACGGCAACTGCTCCTCGACCGCGCCGACCTGCCGGCCCTCGACGCGGTCGCCCACCTCTGCGGACTCCAGGCCCAGGAGCCGCAGGAACCGTTCGTCGGACTCTGGTCGCGGCTGCGCGCCTTCGAGCCGGGCACCCTCTGTGACCTGCTCGTCCAGCGGCGCGTGGTCCGCACCCACCTCATGCGCCGTACGGTCCACCTCGTCACCGCCGATGACGCCCTGGCCTGGCGCACCCGGCACGACGCGATGCTGCGCCAGCGGGTGCTCGGCGTCTACCGCCGTGAACTCGACGGCGTGGACCTCGGCGAACTCGCCGCGGCGGGCCGGGAGACGATGTCCGACGGGGAACCGCGCACCATGGCCGAGCTGACGCGCGCGGTCGCCGACCGCTGGCCGGGGGTGCCCGCGCGGGCGCTGGGGGAGATGCTGATCGCCGGGGTGGTGCCCATGGTGCAGCTGCCGCCGCGCGGCCTGTGGCGGACGAAGGGCGGCGTACGCAACCTTCCGCTCGCCACCTGGCTGGGAAGGGAACCGGCCCCCGACCCGTCCGCCACGAACTCCGACGCCCCGAACGACGCCTCCCCGGACGGCTCCGACCCCGTCGGCCAGGCCATCCTGCGCCGCTACCTGGCCGCCTACGGCCCCGCCGCCACGGCCGATCTGCGCGCCTGGAGCGGTCTCGCCGGGCTCCCGGCCGCGGTCGCCGCCGCCCGCCCCGAACTCGTCTCCTTCCGCGACGAGCGCGGCCGCGAACTGCTCGACCTCCCCGACGCGCCACGCCCGGACCCCGACACCCCGGCGCCTGTCCGCTTCCTGCCCGCGTTCGACAACGCGATCCTCGGCTATCAGGAGCGCGGCCGGATCATCGACGACGCCCACCGCGGACTGTCGGTCGCCGGGGAGCGGGTCGTCCTGGTCGACGGGCGCGTCTCGGCGACGTGGACCGTGGAGCAGGACACCGTGGTGGCGAAGCCGCTGCGGCGTTTCACCCGCGCCGAGCGCGCGGACGTCGCGGAGGAAGGGCGTGCGGTGGCGATGTTCCTGTCGGACAAGGCGAGCGAGCGCGTACGCGTCGACGCGTCCTGA
- a CDS encoding cysteine/serine endopeptidase inhibitor produces the protein MRLRRWSGVVAAAVVGVAVGTGTAHADIPIGQPMSGKSTYYNDKGYGACGTPIDASTQDLVAVSAAWWTTANLNNDPLCQGISVQVTYQGRTITVPVRDKCPSCASTHIDLSQTAFRRLAPLDVGVINGVTWKFVR, from the coding sequence ATGAGGCTCAGACGGTGGAGCGGTGTCGTGGCCGCGGCGGTGGTCGGTGTCGCGGTCGGCACCGGAACGGCCCACGCCGACATACCCATCGGCCAGCCGATGTCCGGGAAGTCCACGTACTACAACGACAAGGGGTACGGCGCCTGCGGGACACCCATCGACGCGTCGACCCAGGACCTCGTGGCCGTCTCCGCCGCGTGGTGGACCACGGCCAACCTCAACAACGACCCTCTGTGCCAGGGGATTTCTGTGCAGGTGACCTACCAGGGCAGGACGATCACCGTGCCGGTCCGGGACAAGTGCCCGTCCTGCGCCTCGACGCACATCGACCTCAGCCAGACCGCGTTCCGCCGTCTGGCGCCCCTCGACGTCGGCGTGATCAACGGCGTCACATGGAAGTTCGTGCGGTAG
- a CDS encoding GNAT family N-acetyltransferase: MGRSTPIEPLSQPLADGVVALRLRRASDLHPIQAAGRDPDTVRWLDDPPMDDAARRTSLSRVEEAWRTGRAAPLVIADALTDEPVGIINLQFRDDDVATVAYSVFPARRGHGIAPRAVRLLASWALHELGLRQVLLEADEDNAASIRVAEKCGFRRTGSRTEEQGDGSRTLLVFARATARTSM, encoded by the coding sequence ATGGGACGCTCGACGCCGATAGAACCGTTGTCGCAACCGCTCGCCGACGGGGTCGTGGCCCTGCGGCTCCGGCGTGCGTCGGATCTGCACCCCATCCAAGCAGCCGGCCGCGACCCCGACACGGTCCGGTGGCTCGACGACCCGCCCATGGATGACGCCGCTCGCCGCACGAGCCTGTCCCGGGTCGAGGAGGCGTGGCGAACGGGCCGGGCGGCGCCCTTGGTGATCGCGGACGCCCTGACGGACGAACCGGTCGGCATCATCAACCTGCAGTTCCGGGACGATGACGTGGCGACCGTGGCGTACAGCGTGTTTCCCGCCCGGCGCGGCCACGGCATCGCCCCCAGGGCCGTGCGACTGCTCGCGAGTTGGGCTCTGCACGAGCTCGGGTTGCGTCAGGTGCTCCTCGAAGCCGACGAGGACAACGCCGCGTCGATCAGGGTCGCCGAGAAGTGCGGATTCCGGCGGACGGGCAGTCGCACCGAGGAGCAGGGGGACGGTTCGCGCACGCTGCTCGTGTTCGCCCGTGCTACCGCACGAACTTCCATGTGA
- a CDS encoding serine hydrolase domain-containing protein: protein MSARTPLTAIAASAVSAAVTAGALVAPAAAAPAHPHGPSGGRHAGTQRAMDAAVEDGVPGVTGQVKDAHGTWNGTSGIGDLTTARPRGPRDHYRIGSVTKTFVATVMLQLVGEGRLDLDDTVDHWLPGLVRGNGHDGRRVTVRQLLNHTSGIYDYYADDEFAASFRLRDGFFEHRYDTWRPEQLVAVAMRHEPTSSEPGKTWHYSDTNYILAGMILEKITGHSYADEVRERIIEPLGLRETTAPRTGPALPRPSSRAYSKLSDDSTGPSYDVTEFNPSAAWTSGGMISDSADLNRFDEALLGGRLLPARQLAEMMTTVPMSAEHPEAARYGLGIAERKLTCGRKVWGHHGGILGSTTESVTTEDGRHSLSFNFNADWTGDSDAVIEAEFCGPGTRPGTKPGTKPGTEAGGND, encoded by the coding sequence ATGTCAGCAAGGACCCCTCTGACAGCCATCGCCGCCTCGGCCGTCTCGGCCGCGGTGACGGCCGGGGCCCTCGTGGCGCCCGCCGCGGCGGCCCCCGCGCACCCGCACGGGCCGTCCGGCGGTCGCCACGCAGGGACCCAGCGGGCCATGGACGCCGCCGTCGAGGACGGCGTCCCGGGTGTGACGGGCCAGGTGAAGGACGCGCACGGCACCTGGAACGGCACTTCGGGCATCGGAGACCTCACGACCGCAAGACCGCGCGGCCCCCGCGACCACTACCGCATCGGCAGCGTCACCAAGACCTTCGTGGCGACGGTCATGCTGCAACTCGTGGGAGAGGGCAGACTCGACCTGGACGACACCGTGGACCACTGGCTGCCCGGCCTCGTGCGGGGCAACGGCCACGACGGCCGACGCGTCACCGTCCGCCAGCTCCTCAACCACACCAGCGGCATCTACGACTACTACGCGGACGACGAGTTCGCGGCCTCCTTCCGCCTGCGCGACGGCTTCTTCGAGCACCGCTACGACACCTGGCGCCCCGAGCAACTGGTGGCGGTCGCCATGCGACACGAGCCGACCTCCTCCGAGCCCGGCAAGACCTGGCACTACTCCGACACGAACTACATTCTCGCCGGCATGATCCTCGAGAAGATCACCGGACATTCGTACGCCGACGAGGTCCGCGAGCGCATCATCGAGCCGCTCGGGCTGCGCGAAACCACGGCCCCCCGCACCGGCCCCGCCCTGCCCCGCCCCAGCAGCCGTGCGTACTCGAAGCTCTCCGACGACAGCACGGGACCGTCGTACGACGTCACGGAGTTCAACCCGTCCGCCGCCTGGACCAGTGGCGGGATGATCTCCGACTCGGCCGACCTGAACCGCTTTGACGAGGCGCTGCTGGGCGGCAGGCTGCTGCCCGCGCGGCAGCTCGCCGAGATGATGACGACCGTTCCCATGAGCGCGGAGCATCCGGAGGCCGCTCGCTACGGACTCGGCATCGCCGAACGCAAGCTGACCTGCGGCCGGAAGGTGTGGGGCCACCACGGCGGCATCCTCGGCTCCACCACCGAGTCGGTGACGACCGAGGACGGCCGCCACTCGCTCTCCTTCAACTTCAACGCCGACTGGACGGGCGACAGCGACGCGGTGATCGAGGCGGAGTTCTGCGGGCCCGGGACGAGGCCGGGAACGAAGCCGGGGACGAAACCGGGGACGGAGGCGGGCGGCAATGACTGA